The following proteins are co-located in the Ignavibacteriales bacterium genome:
- a CDS encoding aspartate kinase, translating into MSIIVQKYGGSSVSDVDKLKKIASMVAAVKHQGLDVVVVVSAMGKTTNQLIDMAKSFSASPDKRELDMLLSTGERITMAMLCIALNDLGIKAISLTGSQSGIITNDRYNDARVIEIRPFRVQDELAKGKVVVIGGFQGVSYRRDITTLGRGGSDTSAVAMAAALNAERCEIYSDVDGVYSADPNVVKDAKHLPELSYQQIQEMSEAGAKVLNAQAIQFAKESKIAIYARSTFDDRKETVIRKLESDNKNDVIGIVHEQDIIRVTIKFDETINSTNEISVLISQLDFPIKEFNYLKDETLNISKYSFLISKSNIHNWKNIEAHLNKTFGDRISIDEHLAAVSLIGEGFSRESRIIVETLKLLSENNISIFGVSTTSFRISLLINKDLLNKTIQLLHEHWVK; encoded by the coding sequence ATGAGCATCATTGTTCAAAAGTATGGCGGAAGCAGCGTATCGGATGTTGATAAATTAAAAAAAATTGCTTCGATGGTTGCAGCGGTTAAACATCAGGGGCTTGATGTGGTTGTTGTTGTTTCTGCAATGGGTAAGACTACCAACCAGCTTATTGATATGGCGAAGTCTTTTTCAGCTTCGCCTGATAAACGTGAACTTGATATGCTTCTGAGTACCGGCGAAAGAATTACAATGGCGATGCTTTGTATTGCGTTAAATGATTTGGGTATAAAAGCAATCTCACTCACCGGTTCACAATCAGGGATAATTACAAATGACAGATACAATGATGCAAGAGTAATTGAGATTCGTCCTTTCCGGGTGCAGGATGAATTGGCAAAAGGAAAAGTAGTTGTGATTGGCGGATTTCAAGGAGTAAGTTATCGGCGTGATATTACTACGCTTGGCAGAGGCGGGTCTGATACTTCGGCAGTTGCAATGGCTGCTGCTTTGAATGCTGAGCGCTGTGAGATTTATTCTGATGTTGATGGTGTTTACTCTGCTGATCCAAATGTTGTGAAGGATGCGAAACATCTTCCTGAACTATCTTATCAACAAATACAGGAAATGTCTGAGGCTGGGGCAAAGGTTTTGAATGCACAGGCAATTCAATTCGCTAAAGAATCTAAAATAGCAATCTATGCAAGAAGCACTTTTGATGATAGAAAAGAAACTGTTATTAGAAAATTGGAAAGTGATAATAAAAATGATGTTATCGGTATCGTTCACGAACAGGATATTATTCGCGTGACTATTAAATTTGACGAAACAATAAATTCAACAAATGAGATTTCTGTTCTCATCAGCCAATTAGATTTTCCAATTAAAGAATTTAATTATTTAAAAGATGAAACTCTCAACATCTCTAAATATTCTTTCCTGATTTCAAAAAGTAATATTCATAATTGGAAAAATATCGAAGCTCATCTTAACAAAACCTTTGGCGATAGAATTTCTATTGACGAACATCTCGCAGCAGTTTCACTGATTGGCGAAGGATTTAGTCGTGAGAGTAGAATAATTGTTGAGACTTTAAAGCTTCTTTCAGAAAATAATATTTCCATATTTGGAGTTTCAACCACTTCCTTCCGTATCTCTTTATTGATTAATAAAGATCTGCTAAATAAAACTATTCAGTTGCTTCACGAGCATTGGGTTAAATAA
- the dapD gene encoding 2,3,4,5-tetrahydropyridine-2,6-dicarboxylate N-acetyltransferase, translating to MDSFEIIKYIADSKKKTPIKVFLQGNLANINFEALDFYGNSESGVLFCEYSEFESFIKKNNSIILKHRIEIDRRNSAIPLADLTKYNARIEPGAVIRDLVEIGDNCVIMMGAVLNIGAVIGERTMIDMNVVVGGRAVVGKNCHIGAGTVLAGVIEPPSADPVIIEDDVLIGANAVILEGVKVGKGAVVAAGSVVVKNVEPYQVVVGVPAKVIKNVDDKTRSKTQLIEELRKLS from the coding sequence ATGGATTCATTCGAAATAATTAAATACATAGCAGATTCGAAAAAGAAAACTCCCATCAAAGTTTTTTTGCAGGGTAATCTTGCTAACATAAATTTTGAAGCATTAGATTTTTATGGAAATTCCGAAAGTGGAGTACTTTTTTGTGAATATTCTGAGTTTGAATCATTTATAAAAAAAAATAATTCGATAATTTTAAAGCATCGAATTGAAATTGACCGCCGCAACTCAGCAATTCCCTTGGCAGATTTGACAAAATACAATGCGCGAATTGAGCCCGGTGCTGTGATAAGAGATCTAGTCGAAATAGGAGATAACTGTGTGATCATGATGGGGGCGGTATTAAATATTGGCGCTGTTATTGGCGAACGAACAATGATTGATATGAATGTCGTTGTTGGCGGCAGAGCAGTAGTTGGTAAAAATTGTCACATAGGTGCAGGCACTGTATTAGCCGGCGTAATCGAACCGCCAAGCGCTGATCCAGTAATCATTGAAGATGATGTATTGATTGGAGCAAACGCAGTTATCCTTGAAGGAGTTAAAGTTGGAAAGGGGGCAGTTGTCGCGGCTGGTTCGGTTGTAGTAAAAAACGTTGAGCCTTATCAGGTGGTTGTTGGTGTTCCGGCAAAAGTTATTAAAAATGTTGATGATAAAACTCGCAGTAAAACCCAATTGATAGAAGAGTTAAGAAAATTATCATGA